Proteins encoded by one window of Sediminicoccus rosea:
- a CDS encoding CobW family GTP-binding protein, producing the protein MPDQIPVTVLTGYLGAGKTTLLNRILTENHGKKFAVVINEFGELGVDNDLVVDADEEVFEMNNGCICCTVRGDLIRILSNLMKRREKFDGIIVETTGLADPAPVAQTFFVDEDVKRATKLDAIVTVVDAKHLLARLNDTKEAEEQIAFADLILLNKMDLVSEAEAVEVERRIRAINPMVELIRSTKSDAPIDSVIGRDAFNLERILVREPDFLSGEDHHEHDSDVNSVSFEVSRPIDPEKFNTWMTDLLAAKGQDLLRTKGILAYPDEDRRFAFQAVHMIADGDYIGPWKEGDPRKSKIVFIGRDLNRPQLRRGFESCQVAG; encoded by the coding sequence ATGCCCGACCAGATCCCCGTCACCGTCCTCACCGGCTATCTCGGCGCCGGCAAGACCACGCTGCTGAACCGCATCCTCACCGAGAACCACGGCAAGAAATTCGCCGTCGTCATCAACGAGTTCGGTGAGCTGGGCGTGGACAATGACCTCGTCGTGGATGCCGATGAGGAGGTGTTCGAGATGAACAACGGCTGCATCTGCTGCACCGTGCGCGGGGACCTCATCCGCATCCTCTCCAACCTCATGAAGCGGCGCGAGAAGTTCGACGGTATCATCGTCGAGACCACGGGCCTCGCCGACCCCGCGCCCGTCGCGCAGACCTTCTTCGTGGATGAGGATGTGAAGCGCGCCACCAAGCTCGATGCCATCGTGACGGTGGTGGACGCGAAGCACCTTCTGGCCCGCCTGAACGACACCAAGGAAGCCGAGGAACAGATCGCCTTCGCCGACCTCATCCTGCTCAACAAGATGGACCTGGTGAGCGAGGCGGAGGCCGTGGAGGTCGAGCGCCGCATCCGCGCCATCAACCCGATGGTGGAACTGATCCGCAGCACCAAATCCGACGCGCCGATCGACAGCGTGATCGGCCGTGACGCCTTCAACCTCGAGCGCATCCTGGTGCGCGAGCCGGACTTCCTCTCGGGCGAGGATCATCACGAGCATGACAGCGACGTGAATTCCGTCTCCTTCGAGGTCTCCCGCCCGATCGACCCCGAGAAGTTCAACACCTGGATGACCGACCTGCTGGCCGCCAAGGGCCAGGACCTGCTGCGCACCAAGGGCATCCTCGCCTATCCGGACGAGGATCGCCGCTTCGCCTTCCAGGCCGTGCACATGATCGCCGATGGCGACTATATCGGCCCGTGGAAAGAGGGCGATCCGCGCAAGTCGAAGATCGTCTTCATCGGCCGTGACCTGAACCGGCCGCAGTTGCGCCGCGGCTTCGAGTCCTGCCAGGTCGCGGGCTAG
- a CDS encoding aspartate aminotransferase family protein, producing MNELSIPRPNNLDAFWMPYSDNKYFKDTPRLLARAEGMLYFTPEGREILDGTAGLWCCNAGHGRREITEAIQKQAAILDFAPTFQLGHPIAFEAAARVAELTPEGLDRVFFTNSGSESADTALKIALAYQRARGQAQRVRLVGRERGYHGVGFGGMSVGGIGPNRKQFGAMLPYVDHLPHTHLPEQNAFSKGLPAHGAHLADELERLVTLHGDTIAAVMVEPLAGSTGVLVPPVGYLKRLRELCDKHGILLIFDEVITGFGRIGTHFGSERLGVTPDIMTMAKGLTNAAVPMGAVAVKNDIYETIIGGTAAGIEFFHGYTYSGHPLAAAAALAAIDIHVRDDLPGRVRAIEDYWQEAAHSMRSAPNVIDIRNHGLIAGIELAPLPGKPTERANRVFRRCFDDGLLVRVTGDIVALSPPLIIEKSHVDRIFTTLADAIHKEAA from the coding sequence ATGAACGAACTCTCCATCCCGCGTCCGAACAACCTCGACGCCTTCTGGATGCCCTACTCGGACAACAAGTACTTCAAGGACACGCCGCGCCTGCTCGCCCGCGCGGAAGGCATGCTCTACTTCACGCCTGAGGGGCGGGAGATCCTGGACGGCACCGCCGGCCTCTGGTGCTGCAATGCCGGCCATGGCCGGCGCGAGATCACCGAGGCGATCCAGAAGCAGGCCGCCATCCTCGACTTCGCCCCCACCTTCCAGCTCGGCCATCCCATCGCCTTCGAGGCGGCGGCGCGCGTGGCGGAGCTGACGCCCGAAGGGCTGGACCGCGTCTTCTTCACCAATTCCGGCAGCGAGAGCGCCGACACCGCGCTGAAGATCGCGCTCGCCTATCAGCGCGCCCGCGGCCAGGCGCAGCGCGTGCGCCTCGTGGGGCGTGAGCGCGGCTATCACGGCGTGGGCTTTGGCGGCATGTCGGTCGGCGGCATCGGCCCCAACCGCAAGCAGTTCGGCGCCATGCTGCCCTATGTGGATCACCTGCCGCACACCCACCTGCCCGAGCAGAACGCCTTCTCCAAGGGCCTGCCCGCCCATGGCGCGCATCTCGCTGATGAGCTGGAGCGCCTGGTGACCCTGCATGGCGACACCATCGCCGCCGTGATGGTCGAGCCGCTGGCCGGCTCCACCGGCGTGCTGGTGCCGCCGGTGGGCTATCTCAAGCGCCTGCGCGAGCTCTGCGACAAGCACGGCATCCTGCTCATCTTCGACGAGGTCATCACGGGCTTCGGCCGCATCGGCACGCATTTCGGCAGCGAGCGCCTGGGCGTGACGCCGGACATCATGACCATGGCCAAGGGGCTGACCAACGCCGCCGTGCCCATGGGCGCCGTCGCGGTGAAGAACGACATCTACGAGACGATCATCGGCGGCACCGCGGCCGGCATCGAGTTCTTCCACGGCTACACCTATTCCGGCCACCCGCTGGCCGCCGCCGCGGCGCTCGCCGCGATCGACATCCATGTGCGCGACGACCTGCCCGGCCGCGTCCGCGCCATCGAGGATTACTGGCAGGAGGCGGCGCATTCGATGCGCTCCGCCCCCAATGTGATCGACATCCGCAACCACGGCCTGATCGCGGGGATCGAGCTGGCGCCGCTGCCCGGAAAGCCGACCGAGCGCGCCAACCGCGTCTTCCGCCGCTGCTTCGATGACGGGCTGCTGGTGCGCGTGACGGGCGACATCGTGGCCCTCAGCCCGCCGCTCATCATCGAGAAGTCCCATGTGGACCGCATCTTCACCACGCTGGCGGATGCGATCCACAAGGAAGCCGCCTGA
- a CDS encoding phosphatase PAP2 family protein: MSGPGFTGMTGMTGMTGMTGMAAGGQGAASGDGLFRPLVITPDRAPLGGLPPGSPLLFPATRWMPVKPADWPPVTLGAAFRETDWAPAFFVNTLVAEFSTQRVAGTAAAHWTETLSLQDDRYDPVGDQAVIRAELEELRALTEYRGGALDEALAQRWGIKNYLRGVLNFSPASHRNTALLMDLAEAAAVFTHMYWKRRFARARPSRIDPTLLPPIEVPGHPAYPSGHATESMLIALVLEQILPPELSAAGDGAPLRVMARRIARNREVLGVHYPSDSFVGQKLAARTLPLVLACPSVVGDAADPAAEPALRQMAALTVDAAGRYGPVPLTLPQLPDAAGGAPKPVVLGADGLLARARAEWT; encoded by the coding sequence ATGAGCGGTCCGGGCTTCACGGGCATGACCGGCATGACCGGCATGACGGGCATGACCGGCATGGCCGCAGGCGGCCAGGGCGCCGCCAGTGGCGACGGGCTGTTCCGCCCCCTGGTGATCACCCCCGACCGCGCGCCGCTGGGTGGCCTGCCGCCCGGCTCGCCCCTGCTCTTCCCGGCCACGCGCTGGATGCCCGTGAAGCCCGCCGATTGGCCACCCGTCACCCTTGGCGCGGCCTTCCGGGAGACCGACTGGGCGCCGGCCTTCTTCGTCAACACGCTGGTCGCGGAATTCAGCACGCAGCGCGTGGCGGGCACGGCGGCCGCGCATTGGACGGAGACGCTCTCCCTCCAGGATGACCGCTACGACCCCGTGGGCGACCAGGCGGTGATCCGCGCGGAGCTGGAGGAGCTGCGCGCGCTCACCGAATATCGCGGCGGCGCGCTGGACGAGGCGCTGGCCCAGCGCTGGGGGATCAAGAACTACCTGCGCGGGGTGCTGAACTTCTCGCCCGCCTCGCATCGCAACACGGCGCTGCTGATGGACCTGGCCGAGGCGGCGGCGGTCTTCACGCACATGTACTGGAAGCGGCGCTTCGCCCGGGCGCGCCCCTCCCGCATCGACCCCACGCTGCTGCCGCCGATCGAGGTGCCCGGGCACCCGGCCTATCCGAGCGGGCATGCGACGGAATCCATGCTGATCGCGCTGGTGCTGGAGCAGATCCTGCCGCCCGAGCTTTCGGCGGCAGGCGACGGCGCGCCGCTGCGGGTCATGGCGCGGCGCATCGCCCGCAACCGCGAGGTGCTGGGCGTGCATTATCCGAGTGACAGCTTCGTCGGCCAGAAACTCGCCGCGCGCACGCTGCCGCTGGTGCTGGCCTGCCCGAGCGTGGTGGGCGACGCCGCCGACCCGGCCGCCGAGCCCGCGCTGCGCCAGATGGCGGCACTGACGGTGGATGCGGCGGGGCGCTACGGCCCCGTGCCGCTCACGCTGCCGCAGTTGCCCGACGCCGCGGGCGGGGCGCCAAAACCGGTGGTGCTGGGCGCCGACGGCCTGCTGGCCCGCGCCCGGGCGGAGTGGACCTGA